One Alteromonas sp. KC3 DNA segment encodes these proteins:
- a CDS encoding DUF2065 domain-containing protein has translation MEWLLPAFALVLIIEGIGPLLFPNKWRNYLLQISQQSSNQLRQIGGTLVIIGVMLLLYFT, from the coding sequence ATGGAGTGGCTATTACCGGCGTTTGCGCTGGTACTTATAATTGAAGGTATTGGGCCATTGCTGTTCCCTAACAAGTGGCGAAATTATCTACTGCAGATTAGTCAGCAATCGAGTAATCAGCTAAGACAGATAGGCGGCACGCTTGTCATCATCGGTGTGATGCTACTTTTGTACTTTACCTAG